A DNA window from Salvia splendens isolate huo1 unplaced genomic scaffold, SspV2 ctg1070, whole genome shotgun sequence contains the following coding sequences:
- the LOC121788541 gene encoding U11/U12 small nuclear ribonucleoprotein 35 kDa protein-like isoform X1 gives MSRRGGGGDSGGSSSSLSSVFYSDEYHPIQAGSIDGTDILPHDNGVYRALLCSKAALYDPFGDPKVTGDPYCTLFVGRLSHLTTEDTLRKAVSDFGLVKNSRLIRDIDCFSSVAGASRGYAFVEFETEKDMRRAYKDAHHTYIDGSEIIVDYNRQQLMPGWIPRRLGGGLGGKKESGQLRFGGRERPFRAPLRQIPLDDLKRLGIPPPPEGRYMSRFQIPSPPRRKRSGSSDLDERSRSEKHHKHAGHSSSRRPTSHGRSHVDGRRS, from the exons ATGAGCCGCCGCGGCGGTGGCGGAgacagcggcggcagcagcagcagttTAAGTTCAGTATTCTACTCGGATGAGTACCATCCTATCCAAGCCGGAAGCATTGACGGAACCGACATTCTTCCCCACGACAACGGCGTCTACAGAGCTCTCCTTTGCTCCAAAGCAGCCCTAT ATGACCCCTTCGGCGACCCAAAAGTCACCGGCGATCCTTATTGCACCCTCTTTGTCGGCCGTCTCTCTCATCTCACCACCGAAGACACTCTCCGCAAG GCTGTGAGCGATTTTGGGCTTGTCAAGAACTCGCGGTTGATCAGGGACATAG ATTGTTTCTCTTCAGTGGCGGGTGCCTCACGTGGTTATGCATTTGTTGAATTTGAAACTGAGAAGGACATGCGTCGAGCATACAAG GACGCTCATCATACTTATATTGATGGTTCTGAAATCATAGTTGATTACAATAGGCAGCAACTGATGCCTGGGTGGATTCCTAGAAGGCTAG GTGGGGGTCTTGGTGGCAAGAAAGAATCAGGGCAACTTCGATTCGGAGGACGAGAAAGACCATTCCGGGCTCCACT GAGGCAAATTCCATTAGATGACTTAAAGAGGCTGGGCATACCACCACCTCCCGAAGGAAGATATATGTCGCGCTTTCAG ATCCCATCTCCACCGAGAAGGAAAAGAAGTGGCTCCTCTGACTTGGATGAGAGAAGTAGGTCGGAGAAGCACCACAAACACGCTGGACATTCTTCATCCAGGCGACCAACATCGCATGGCAGAAGTCATGTGGACGGAAGGAGGAGCTGA
- the LOC121788541 gene encoding U11/U12 small nuclear ribonucleoprotein 35 kDa protein-like isoform X2 — translation MSRRGGGGDSGGSSSSLSSVFYSDEYHPIQAGSIDGTDILPHDNGVYRALLCSKAALYDPFGDPKVTGDPYCTLFVGRLSHLTTEDTLRKAVSDFGLVKNSRLIRDIVAGASRGYAFVEFETEKDMRRAYKDAHHTYIDGSEIIVDYNRQQLMPGWIPRRLGGGLGGKKESGQLRFGGRERPFRAPLRQIPLDDLKRLGIPPPPEGRYMSRFQIPSPPRRKRSGSSDLDERSRSEKHHKHAGHSSSRRPTSHGRSHVDGRRS, via the exons ATGAGCCGCCGCGGCGGTGGCGGAgacagcggcggcagcagcagcagttTAAGTTCAGTATTCTACTCGGATGAGTACCATCCTATCCAAGCCGGAAGCATTGACGGAACCGACATTCTTCCCCACGACAACGGCGTCTACAGAGCTCTCCTTTGCTCCAAAGCAGCCCTAT ATGACCCCTTCGGCGACCCAAAAGTCACCGGCGATCCTTATTGCACCCTCTTTGTCGGCCGTCTCTCTCATCTCACCACCGAAGACACTCTCCGCAAG GCTGTGAGCGATTTTGGGCTTGTCAAGAACTCGCGGTTGATCAGGGACATAG TGGCGGGTGCCTCACGTGGTTATGCATTTGTTGAATTTGAAACTGAGAAGGACATGCGTCGAGCATACAAG GACGCTCATCATACTTATATTGATGGTTCTGAAATCATAGTTGATTACAATAGGCAGCAACTGATGCCTGGGTGGATTCCTAGAAGGCTAG GTGGGGGTCTTGGTGGCAAGAAAGAATCAGGGCAACTTCGATTCGGAGGACGAGAAAGACCATTCCGGGCTCCACT GAGGCAAATTCCATTAGATGACTTAAAGAGGCTGGGCATACCACCACCTCCCGAAGGAAGATATATGTCGCGCTTTCAG ATCCCATCTCCACCGAGAAGGAAAAGAAGTGGCTCCTCTGACTTGGATGAGAGAAGTAGGTCGGAGAAGCACCACAAACACGCTGGACATTCTTCATCCAGGCGACCAACATCGCATGGCAGAAGTCATGTGGACGGAAGGAGGAGCTGA
- the LOC121788541 gene encoding U11/U12 small nuclear ribonucleoprotein 35 kDa protein-like isoform X3 — translation MRNLMNNYVPLASLRWNSTCWLNNQWRVPHVVMHLLNLKLRRTCVEHTRCAYNVDAHHTYIDGSEIIVDYNRQQLMPGWIPRRLGGGLGGKKESGQLRFGGRERPFRAPLRQIPLDDLKRLGIPPPPEGRYMSRFQIPSPPRRKRSGSSDLDERSRSEKHHKHAGHSSSRRPTSHGRSHVDGRRS, via the exons ATGCGAAATTTGATGAACAACTATGTGCCTCTG GCTTCTTTACGATGGAATTCAACATGCTGGCTGAATAATCAG TGGCGGGTGCCTCACGTGGTTATGCATTTGTTGAATTTGAAACTGAGAAGGACATGCGTCGAGCATACAAG GTGTGCATATAATGTG GACGCTCATCATACTTATATTGATGGTTCTGAAATCATAGTTGATTACAATAGGCAGCAACTGATGCCTGGGTGGATTCCTAGAAGGCTAG GTGGGGGTCTTGGTGGCAAGAAAGAATCAGGGCAACTTCGATTCGGAGGACGAGAAAGACCATTCCGGGCTCCACT GAGGCAAATTCCATTAGATGACTTAAAGAGGCTGGGCATACCACCACCTCCCGAAGGAAGATATATGTCGCGCTTTCAG ATCCCATCTCCACCGAGAAGGAAAAGAAGTGGCTCCTCTGACTTGGATGAGAGAAGTAGGTCGGAGAAGCACCACAAACACGCTGGACATTCTTCATCCAGGCGACCAACATCGCATGGCAGAAGTCATGTGGACGGAAGGAGGAGCTGA